A stretch of DNA from Dehalobacterium formicoaceticum:
TAAGAAAAATAATCTTCCAGTCTCCGAAGAAACTCACATTATCTACATACACTACATCAAGATCAAACTTGTCTTCCCAGCTAATAGCATTCCGGCCATTCACTTGCGCATGACCAGATAGACCAGGCCTTACCTCATGTCTACGTTTTTGATGATTATTATAAAGTGGCAAATACTGAATTAATAAAGGCCTCGGTCCCACAACACTCATATCGCCCTTCAATATATTGAACAGCTCCGGAAGTTCATCTAATGAGGTTGATCTCAGCATTCTACCAAACTTAGTCAGTCTAACTGAATCTGGCAGCAACTCACCATTCGCGGATTTCTCATCAGTCATTGTCCTAAATTTATACATATTGAAGATCTTCTCATTAAGTCCAGGTCTTTTCTGTTTAAACAGCACCGGACTGCCCAGCTTCACTCTAACAAGTATCGCCACAATGAAAAGTACCGGGCTTAAAGCAATAATTGCCATTAACGACAAAATAAAGTCCATCGGCCTCTTAAGAAATCTTCGATAGATGCCTTTTTGGTTGGCCTGTTGGTCAGTTGGACAGTTGGAAGGGGTAACACCTTCTTTAACTTCAGACTGCATATATATCACCACAGTCCCTTAATAATCCCACAAACTCTTTCCAGATCCCCATCCGTCATCTTGGTATCACTTGTCAAACACACACCGTTCTCAAAGAGCTTCTCACTAATATCTCCACCAATGTAATCATACTTTTCAAAGAAAGGTTGCATGTGCATAGGCTTCCAAATCGGCCTTGATTCAATATTTTCTTTCTCGAGTGCCTCTATAATATCTAAGGGCCTAACTTTTCCATGTAAAGTGATACAAGATAACCAATAATTTGGCTGATTCCAATCATTAATGGGCATGAACCGAACTCCTTCAAGCCCTCCCAACTCACTTTTATAAAACTCAAATATGTATTTTTTCTTAGCTATTCTTTGATCTAATACTCTTAACTGACCTCTCCCAATCCCGGCAAGAACATTGCTCATTCTGTAGTTGTAACCTAACTCACTATGTTGATAATGTATTGCCTTATCCCTGGATTGAGTTGCCCAAAAACGAACTTTGGCAATTCTTTCTTCAATATCAGAAATGAGCATGCCTCCACCGGAGGTAGTAATGATCTTGTTTCCATTAAAAGAAAAGATGCCATAATCACCAATGATTCCTGTATGTTTACCTTTATAAGTAGTTCCCAATGATTCCGCCGCATCTTCGATTAACGTTACATTATGCTTCCTGCATAATTCAACAATGGGATCCATATCAGCCGACAAACCATATAAATGCACAACTAAAACAGCCTTTACCCGGTCACCATACTTTTCAAAGGCTGCTTCCAATGCTTTGGGATCCATATTCCAAGTTTCATAATCACTGTCAATAAAGACAGGAGTAGCATTTTGATAAATTATTGGGTTAGCTGTGGCAGAAAAAGTAAGGGTTGGGCAGAACACTATATCCCCTTCTTTAATTCCGGCAGCTTTCAGAGCCAGGTGAATGGCAGCAGTGCCGGATACTAAAGCCGCTGCATGCTTTGCACCAACCTTAGCAGCTAATTCATTCTCAAATTCATTGACGTTCTTTCCCAGGGGAGCAATCCAATTGGTATCGAAGGCCTCTTGTATGTATTGCATTTCGTAACCTTCGGCGCTCATGTGGGGGGATGAGAGGTATGTACGGATGTTTTTGTTGTGGGGCATGGTTTCTCCCTTCGGGTAGTTGGTTAGTTGGTTAGCAGTCAGTTGGTTAGTAAAACCAAGACATTAGACCAATTAGCCAAATTGTTTAGTATTTAGATTGTTGGTAGAAAAATTAAATGATTAACATAATTTATTTATCTCAAACAAAAAGGGAAAAGCCAAAGGGAAAGTAAAATCAAACCCTTTCAACCTTCCCTTTCCCCTTTCCACATAAAAAATCTTTATAAGCAAAATAGTTCAACAAATACAAAATACATCCAAAAAAACCAACATACAAACTCTACTACAATTTGACAAATAAATCAAGGAATAAGATGTAAATAAAGTGTAATTTCTACATTATTTTTATGTTTCGCTCGTTGCTTTCTGCTTTCGACTTTTCCATCTTGACGATTTGCCACCTGATATTATATACTTGTATCATTGTATACAATGATATCATATGATCATTCTATACTTCATACAAGATTATCGGATTATCATCTCTATTAATCATCTATCAACTATCATCTATATTAATCCAATAATCCTAAAATATCGAAGTAATAAGCTAATCGTGAGGAGGGAGCACATTGATCGAACCAAACAACCACAGCAATCTGCTGGAACAGGACCCATACAAATATAAATTACAGGACGTTAGTGAACCCAATCTATACCGTGAAATTTATCCTTATACCGAGGTACCCAAGATTCCCTTTAACTTCCGGGCGGTACCCATCGGCATGCCCAAAGAAATCTGGATCACGGATACCACCTTTCGGGACGGGCAGCAATCTCGTGCTCCTTATACCGTAGAACAAATTGTCGATTTATATAAAATGCTGCATCGCTTAAGCGGTCCCAAAGGCATCGTCCGCTCGACAGAGTTCTTTATTTACAGCGAAAAAGACCGGGAGGCGGTGCACCAATGCATGGAACTGGGCTATGAGTTCCCGGAAATCACTTCCTGGATCAGAGCGACCAAAGGTGATTTTCAGCTGGTGAAAGAGATGGGCATCAAGGAAACCGGTATTCTGGTCAGCTGCTCTGATTATCACATTTTTAATAAACTGGGCAAAACCCGCAAACAAGCGATGGATGGTTATTTATCTGTGGTCAAGCAGGCTTTGGATGTGGGCATTCGTCCCCGCTGTCATCTGGAAGATATCACCCGGGCCGACTATTATGGTTTTGTCGTGCCTTTTGTCAACGAATTGATGGCCTTGTCCAAAGAATCCGGGATTCCCATCAAGATTCGGGTTTGTGATACCATGGGTTACGGCATTCCTTTACCCGGTGTCGCCATGCCCCGCAGCGTTTCCGGTTTGATTTACGGCTTGCAGCATTATTCCGACGTTCCTTCGGAGTTGCTAGAATGGCATGGTCATAACGACTTCTACAAGGCGGTGACCAACGCTACCATGGCTTGGCTGTACGGCTGCTGTGCCGCCAATTGTTCCTTATTGGGCATCGGCGAACGGACCGGCAATGTGCCCTTGGAGGCCATGGTCTTTGAATACGCCTCCCTCAGGGGATCTTTCGATGGCATGGATCCCACCGTGATTACGGAAATCGCGGAATACTTCGAAAAGGAAATCGGTTATCACATTCCCCCCATGACGCCTTTTGTCGGGAAGAATTTTAATATCACCCGGGCGGGCATTCATGCCGACGGACTATTAAAAGACGAAGAAATCTATAACATCTTTGACACCAAATTATTATTGAACAAAACCGCTGCTGTAGCGGTGAGCAACACTTCCGGTCTGGCCGGGATTGCCTTTTGGATCAACGACTATTATCATTTGCAAGATGAATTGGCTTTGAGCAAAAACGATCCCATGGTACAACACATAAAAAATTGGGTGGATCAAGCTTATGAAACGGGACGCACCACCAGCATCTCTGATGAGGAGCTGATCGCGGTTATCCAGGACTATGATCCTCAATTCGGCAAAACCAAGTAGAGCGGAAGAGCGGGAGCAAGAACAAATCAGGAGATTGAATTAGGAGACTGATAATGATAATGAATCAAAAACATCATCACCCGGACCAGCCTCTTTCCTTAAGCGACCGCGTTTTTGAAGAGCTGGAAGAAAAAATCCTGAACGGAACCATCAAATCCGGCGAGCATCTGATCGAATTAAAGCTGGCTGCCGAAATGGGCGTGAGCCGTACTCCGGTGCGGGAAGCGATTCGCATGCTGGAACAAAAAGGCTTCGTGCAAATCACACCCAATCGCACCGCTCAGGTGGTCGGAATCAGTATGCAGGATTTGGATGATATTTATGACATGCGCATGCGCCTGGAGGGTTTGGCCTCCAACCGTGCCGCCCTCCATATCACAGAAGAACAAGTCAAAGAACTTACGGATATTTTGGACTTGCAGGAATTTTATCATATGAAAAATTCCATTGAGCCCATTAACGAACTGGATTCTCAGTTTCATGCAAAAATTTTTGAGTACAGCAAGAGCCGCACCCTGCAGCATACCCTGACGGATCTGCATCATATGATCCAGCGCTACCGAAATATTTCTTTTCATACCAGCGGCCGGGCGAAGTTGGCAATCCGGGAACACCGGGAAATCTTGGAGGCAATAGCAAAACATGATCCGGTTCTGGCCGAAGAATTAACGGTCAAGCACATCGCCAAAGCTAAGGAGAACCTTTTTCAGCTTCCTGATTTTGCTAGCGTAAAAAAATAAAAATTACACATGATATGGGCGTAAAGGAGGGTTCAATAATTGTGCAAAAGTTCATCTTGACTTTGCTCATGAGTATTGCACTCAGCTTCGGCTATTGACTGCCCGCTTACGCCGCAGATAATCACCAGGATCTGCATGATGAACAAACTGTCATGACTTACTTTTCATTAGCCGGGTTTAGCATTGGAGAATCCCTAACGGTCACAGCCACGGCATACGATGCCTGTTTGGAGTGCTGCAACAAAATTGATGGTATTACCAAGACCGGCGCCAAGGCTTTGCCCGGGCATACCATCGCCGTGGACCCAAAGGTGATCCCCTTAGGCAGCAAGGTTTTTGTAGAAGGACTGGGTATTTTCACCGCTGACGATATCGGCGGAGCTATCAAAGGAAGGCGTATTGATATCTTTATGAATACCCATCAAGAAGCGATCCATTTCGGCAAACAAGAGCTGAAAATATATCTGCTTCAGGATCAGGAAGACGAAACACCCCGTGTTTAAAACACGAGGTGTTTTTTAATGGATTAATATGGGGAATGTGAAATAGTATGGAAAATAACAAACCCGGCAGAACAACCTGTCGGGTTTGTTGGTTCAAGGAGGTTTAATGGAGAAGTGAGTGTGTACTTCTATTATCCCTCCCATCTTCAAAAATATTCTTGAATAATTTTAATTTGTTTTTGTTTTTACACCTGGGCCGCCGTTTGATAAGCAATGCGGGCTGCCTCGATGGTACGGTTAATATCCTCCTCGGAGTGGGCCAGGGACATAAACCCGGCTTCATACTGGGAAGGGGCAAAATAACTACCCTGCTCCAGCATCTTCCAAAACCAGGCGGTGAATTTTTTCGTATCAGAGGTGGTGGCTGAGGCATAATCAACCACCGGCACCGATGTAAAGAAGCAGGAGAACATGGCTCCCACCCGGTTAAACCAGCAGGATACGCCCGCTTCTTCCGCCGCTTGGGCCAGACCCTCCGCAAGCATGGCGGATTTACTTTCCAGTTCCTCATAGACCCCGGGTGCACTTAGGATTTCCAGGTTCGTCATCCCTGCCGTCATGGCCAAAGGATTGCCGGACAAGGTGCCTGCCTGATAGACCGGGCCCAGGGGGGCCACACATTCCATGATATCTCTTCTGCCGCCAAAGGCCCCTACGGGTAGTCCGCCCCCGATGACCTTGCCCAAGGTCGTGAGATCCGGGGTAATGTCGTAACGTCCCTGGGCTCCGCCGTAACCAACCCGGAAACCGGTCATTACTTCATCAAAGATTAAAAGCGTGCCGTATTCTGCGGTTAAGCTGCGCAAATCCTGGAGAAAACCTTCTTTGGGGGGTACGCAGCCCATATTCCCTACCACCGGCTCGATGATCACGGCGGCAATATTTTCCCCTTGCTCTTGGAAGATCTTGCGAAGGGCATCGATGTTGTTATAGGGGGCGACAATGGTATTCCCTGCCACACTCTGGGGTACGCCCAGGCTGTCCGGCACACCCATGGTCAAAGCACCGGAACCGGCCTTGATCAGGAGAAAATCCGCATGGCCATGATAACAGCCTTCAAATTTGACAATCTTGTCCCGCTTGGTAAAACCCCGGGCCAAGCGCAGGGCACTCATGGTGGCCTCGGTGCCGGAATTAACCATGCGCACCAATTCCATGGAGGGCACGGCCTTGGTGACCATTTGGGCCATTTTGATCTCCAGCTCGGTGGGGGCACCAAAACTTGTGCCGATCTCTAAACAGTCGGCGAGGGCTGCCATCACCTTGGGGTGACGGTGACCTAAAATCAGCGGTCCCCAGGACTGGACGTAATCGATATATTCGTTGCCGTCCACATCGTAGATTTTTGATCCTTCACCCCGGGTGATAAAGACCGGATCACCGCCCACGGACTTAAAGGCCCGCACGGGACTGTTGACACCGCCGGGAATATACTCCTTGGCCTCTGCAAAAAGCTTCTTCGATTTTTCATATCCTTTATGCATCTAACATCACTTCTCCTTTCTGGTCAAACAGGGGACGGTTCTTTGTTTCATTCTGGGCTCCTACCCCCGATAAAGACACCAGGGATCCTCCGCCATATAATCCCCTTCATGATAGATAGCCGCCCGGGCCCGGCAGCCTCCGCACTTGACTTTAAAAGCGCAGGTGCCGCAGCCCTCCTTGTATTCCATGGTACGCAGGTTTTGAAAGACTTGGTTTTCCGCCCAGATCTTACTGAAGGGCACCTCCCGCACATTGCCGATATATTGATCCATATAAGCGCAGGGCTGCACCAATCCTGTGGGGCTGATAATGCAATAATGGGTTCCGGCCAGACAGCCCCGGCTGAAGCGCAGATCCATGCCCTCCAGCTTGGCGATGCGCATAAATTGAGGAGCGCAGGTGGGTTTTAATTCGATATCAACCTCCTTTTGTTTTTTCATGATTTGTGAAAGCAAAGACTCATACTGCTCTACCTTTAAGGCTTCATCTTCAATTTCTTTGCCCCGGCCTGTGGGCACCAAAAAGAATTGATGATGGGCCACAGCCCCCATTTGCACGGCAAAATCCGTGATCGCCAGGACTTCATCCTGATTCCAGTCCATGACCGTGGTATGAATCTGAAAGGGAAGCCCCGCTTCCTTACAGTTTTTCATCCCTTGCACTGCCCCCGCCCAGGCGCCTTTCATCTGGCGCAGCTCATCATGCTTGGCGGGATCCAGACTATCCAGGGAAATACCCATGCCCATAACGCCCAGTTCTTTTAACCGCTTAGCGGTTTCCGGGGTAATCAGGGTTCCATTGGTGCCGAAGACCGTTCTGAGCCCCAAGCCCACCGCATGCTGCACCAGTTCAAAAATGTCCGGCCGCAGGAGAGGCTCTCCCCCGGAGAAAATCATAATCTTAAAGCCGGCTTTTTTGATCTCATCCAGCAGGGCTTTGCCTTCTGCCGTCGATAACTCTTCCTCTATCTTGACCCCGGCATTCCGGTAGCAATGACCGCAGTACATATTACATTGATTAGTGGTATTCCATGAAACGATCAATTTATTTTTCCCCCATCCAGCGGGCCGCATCCTTGGCATGGTAAGTAATAATCAGATCCCCTCCGGCCCGTTTCATGCTGAGGAGCAGCTCCATGACCACCGCTTTTTCGTCAATCCAGCCCTTTTCGGCCGCAGCCTTGACCATGGAATATTCGCCGCTCACATTATAGACCGCCGTGGGATAATGAAATTCATCTTTTACCCGGCGCACCAAATCCAAATAGGCTAGGCCCGGCTTTACCATCACCATATCGGCGCCCTCTTCAATATCCAGGGCGGTTTCTCTGATCGCTTCATTGCCGTTTGCCGGATCCATCTGATAGGTTTTCCGGTCGCCGAACTGCGGGGCAGAATCCGCCACATCCCGGAAAGGTCCGTAAAAAGCGGAAGCATACTTGGCGGAATAAGCCATTATGGGAATATGGCCAAAGCCGTGGCTATCCAGCTTCTTGCGGATGGCTCCCACCCGGCCGTCCATCATATCGGAAGGAGCCACCATATCCGCCCCGGCGGCGGCATGGGATAAGGCGGTTTCCGCCAGATAATGCAGGGTGGGGTCATTCAGCACCCGATCTCCCTGAATCATGCCGCAATGGCCATGGCTGGTGTATTCACAAAGGCAGACATCGGTAATGATATAAAGCTCGGGGTAAGCTTTTTTGATGGCCATAATAGCTTGCTGGACAATACCGTCGGCATCATAGGCTCCGGATGCGATTTCGTCCTTTTGCTCCGGAATGCCGAAGAGGAGCACGGCCTTGATGCCTAATTGGACAATTTCCCCACATTCCCTGACCAGATTGTCCACGGACATTTGATAAACCCCGGGCATGGAGGGCACCGGGTTTTTTACATTTTCCCCGTAGATGGCAAACAAAGGATAAATCAAATCATCTAAAGATACACGGTTTTCCCGCACCATGCTGCGCAGGGTTTCCGAACCTCGCAATCTTCTCATTCTCACGATTGGGTATGCCATTGTTGCTGAAACCTCTCTTTCTTACTTCATACTTATTTCATACTTACTTCATACTTTTTATTTCTTGTTTCTTGCCCTTTGTCTCGTATCTCTTGATTCTAACTTCTTGCTTCTATCCTCTTGCCTCTTGCCTCTTGCCTCTTGCTCCCTATTCTAACGCTTCTCGTACGTCGGCGAGAATTTTTTCTGCTCCGGCATCAATCAAGCGGTCGGCCAAAGTGCGCCCCAGTTGATCGGCTTCACTCCGGAGACCGGTAATCTTATCCCGGAGAATGGTGCTGCCATCCAGGCTGGCCACCAGACCATGCAAGGTCATGCTCTCCTGTTCCATTTCCCCTAATGCCCCAATGGGAATTTGACAGCCCCCTTCCAGTTTTCGTAAAAAGGCCCGTTCTGCCGTGATCCCGTCAAAAGCATCCTGATCATTGATCACCCGGATAATTTTCAATACTTCCAGATCATCCCCCCGGCATTCAATGCCAATGGAACCTTGTCCCACGGCGGGCAGGCAAACATCATAAGATAGATAATCCGTGATCTTTTCCGTCCAGCCCAGGCGTTTCACCCCGGCTGCTGCCAGGATAATGCCGTCAAAATCTTCCTTCTCCATTTTGGCGAGACGGGTATTGAGATTGCCCCTGATATCATAAAGCTGAAAATCAGGCCGATAGCGGAGGAGCTGGGCCCGTCTTCTGAGACTGCTGGTGCCTACCTTGGCTCCCGGTGGCAAATCAGCCAGCCGGTATCCTTTGTGGGAAACCAGCACATCCCCCGGATCTTCCCGCCTGCACATGGCCCCAATAATCAGGCCTTCCGGCAGCA
This window harbors:
- a CDS encoding sugar transferase, translated to MQSEVKEGVTPSNCPTDQQANQKGIYRRFLKRPMDFILSLMAIIALSPVLFIVAILVRVKLGSPVLFKQKRPGLNEKIFNMYKFRTMTDEKSANGELLPDSVRLTKFGRMLRSTSLDELPELFNILKGDMSVVGPRPLLIQYLPLYNNHQKRRHEVRPGLSGHAQVNGRNAISWEDKFDLDVVYVDNVSFFGDWKIIFLTIKKAFVREGISSDTTATMEVFKGNKEVYSGKG
- a CDS encoding DegT/DnrJ/EryC1/StrS family aminotransferase, with protein sequence MPHNKNIRTYLSSPHMSAEGYEMQYIQEAFDTNWIAPLGKNVNEFENELAAKVGAKHAAALVSGTAAIHLALKAAGIKEGDIVFCPTLTFSATANPIIYQNATPVFIDSDYETWNMDPKALEAAFEKYGDRVKAVLVVHLYGLSADMDPIVELCRKHNVTLIEDAAESLGTTYKGKHTGIIGDYGIFSFNGNKIITTSGGGMLISDIEERIAKVRFWATQSRDKAIHYQHSELGYNYRMSNVLAGIGRGQLRVLDQRIAKKKYIFEFYKSELGGLEGVRFMPINDWNQPNYWLSCITLHGKVRPLDIIEALEKENIESRPIWKPMHMQPFFEKYDYIGGDISEKLFENGVCLTSDTKMTDGDLERVCGIIKGLW
- a CDS encoding 2-isopropylmalate synthase produces the protein MIEPNNHSNLLEQDPYKYKLQDVSEPNLYREIYPYTEVPKIPFNFRAVPIGMPKEIWITDTTFRDGQQSRAPYTVEQIVDLYKMLHRLSGPKGIVRSTEFFIYSEKDREAVHQCMELGYEFPEITSWIRATKGDFQLVKEMGIKETGILVSCSDYHIFNKLGKTRKQAMDGYLSVVKQALDVGIRPRCHLEDITRADYYGFVVPFVNELMALSKESGIPIKIRVCDTMGYGIPLPGVAMPRSVSGLIYGLQHYSDVPSELLEWHGHNDFYKAVTNATMAWLYGCCAANCSLLGIGERTGNVPLEAMVFEYASLRGSFDGMDPTVITEIAEYFEKEIGYHIPPMTPFVGKNFNITRAGIHADGLLKDEEIYNIFDTKLLLNKTAAVAVSNTSGLAGIAFWINDYYHLQDELALSKNDPMVQHIKNWVDQAYETGRTTSISDEELIAVIQDYDPQFGKTK
- a CDS encoding GntR family transcriptional regulator; its protein translation is MIMNQKHHHPDQPLSLSDRVFEELEEKILNGTIKSGEHLIELKLAAEMGVSRTPVREAIRMLEQKGFVQITPNRTAQVVGISMQDLDDIYDMRMRLEGLASNRAALHITEEQVKELTDILDLQEFYHMKNSIEPINELDSQFHAKIFEYSKSRTLQHTLTDLHHMIQRYRNISFHTSGRAKLAIREHREILEAIAKHDPVLAEELTVKHIAKAKENLFQLPDFASVKK
- a CDS encoding 3D domain-containing protein; this translates as MTYFSLAGFSIGESLTVTATAYDACLECCNKIDGITKTGAKALPGHTIAVDPKVIPLGSKVFVEGLGIFTADDIGGAIKGRRIDIFMNTHQEAIHFGKQELKIYLLQDQEDETPRV
- the hemL gene encoding glutamate-1-semialdehyde 2,1-aminomutase, with the protein product MHKGYEKSKKLFAEAKEYIPGGVNSPVRAFKSVGGDPVFITRGEGSKIYDVDGNEYIDYVQSWGPLILGHRHPKVMAALADCLEIGTSFGAPTELEIKMAQMVTKAVPSMELVRMVNSGTEATMSALRLARGFTKRDKIVKFEGCYHGHADFLLIKAGSGALTMGVPDSLGVPQSVAGNTIVAPYNNIDALRKIFQEQGENIAAVIIEPVVGNMGCVPPKEGFLQDLRSLTAEYGTLLIFDEVMTGFRVGYGGAQGRYDITPDLTTLGKVIGGGLPVGAFGGRRDIMECVAPLGPVYQAGTLSGNPLAMTAGMTNLEILSAPGVYEELESKSAMLAEGLAQAAEEAGVSCWFNRVGAMFSCFFTSVPVVDYASATTSDTKKFTAWFWKMLEQGSYFAPSQYEAGFMSLAHSEEDINRTIEAARIAYQTAAQV
- the nirJ2 gene encoding putative heme d1 biosynthesis radical SAM protein NirJ2, whose amino-acid sequence is MIVSWNTTNQCNMYCGHCYRNAGVKIEEELSTAEGKALLDEIKKAGFKIMIFSGGEPLLRPDIFELVQHAVGLGLRTVFGTNGTLITPETAKRLKELGVMGMGISLDSLDPAKHDELRQMKGAWAGAVQGMKNCKEAGLPFQIHTTVMDWNQDEVLAITDFAVQMGAVAHHQFFLVPTGRGKEIEDEALKVEQYESLLSQIMKKQKEVDIELKPTCAPQFMRIAKLEGMDLRFSRGCLAGTHYCIISPTGLVQPCAYMDQYIGNVREVPFSKIWAENQVFQNLRTMEYKEGCGTCAFKVKCGGCRARAAIYHEGDYMAEDPWCLYRG
- the hemB gene encoding porphobilinogen synthase, translated to MAYPIVRMRRLRGSETLRSMVRENRVSLDDLIYPLFAIYGENVKNPVPSMPGVYQMSVDNLVRECGEIVQLGIKAVLLFGIPEQKDEIASGAYDADGIVQQAIMAIKKAYPELYIITDVCLCEYTSHGHCGMIQGDRVLNDPTLHYLAETALSHAAAGADMVAPSDMMDGRVGAIRKKLDSHGFGHIPIMAYSAKYASAFYGPFRDVADSAPQFGDRKTYQMDPANGNEAIRETALDIEEGADMVMVKPGLAYLDLVRRVKDEFHYPTAVYNVSGEYSMVKAAAEKGWIDEKAVVMELLLSMKRAGGDLIITYHAKDAARWMGEK
- the hemC gene encoding hydroxymethylbilane synthase; the encoded protein is MREIVIGTRDSALALWQARWVEQELKKHWPEYSFRVVDIKTKGDKILDVALAKIGDKGLFTKELEVKILDREIDLAVHSMKDVPTMLPEGLIIGAMCRREDPGDVLVSHKGYRLADLPPGAKVGTSSLRRRAQLLRYRPDFQLYDIRGNLNTRLAKMEKEDFDGIILAAAGVKRLGWTEKITDYLSYDVCLPAVGQGSIGIECRGDDLEVLKIIRVINDQDAFDGITAERAFLRKLEGGCQIPIGALGEMEQESMTLHGLVASLDGSTILRDKITGLRSEADQLGRTLADRLIDAGAEKILADVREALE